The following DNA comes from Gopherus flavomarginatus isolate rGopFla2 chromosome 5, rGopFla2.mat.asm, whole genome shotgun sequence.
TTTTCATTTCTAGGTTCTGTGAATCTATAAGTCAAAAGTTATCATAGAATCAGTTACAGTCTACACCACCTACAAGTGTTATTACCTCTAGGAGGATTTGTAACATGGAGAAAAAATAATGCACGTGGTTACAAAGAATGTCTGTAAAACACAGACTGACTCCAATAGAACAGGGACACTTTAAAGATACACAGACAGTGACACCAAATGTTTCCACTGGGGCTGCCTCATATTGGGCACccaaatctatatttaggcacctatataaaaGGGGCACTGAGCATCCCTTGTGCCCTTTGAGGTCATTTGGATTAGGAAGAGAAAATCAATGACAATGAATAAACTCTCTAGCATTGATTATTTGAAGACATTGATAGATTATTTGCCTCCCTTCTAAACTAAACACTCCCAATCTATCTCTCTCCTATTTTATAGAAGATTTGACCCGCTGGATGGTTTCATGTATTTTAAcacagagtagggtgaccagagggcaagtgtgaaaaatcgggagggggatagggggtaataggagcctatagaagaaaaagtccccaaaatcgggactgtccctataaaatcaggacatctggtcaccctaacacagaGTACACAATATTTCTGTAGCTGGAACATGTCCTATCTCTAGTGGAAAGCATGTGGGGAATACAAAGAGAATATTCCCTAGGAGTGTCCTTTGATGTATTATGTTCATACGCTGTTTCACAGGAACAATCACAGGGATTATGAGGGATCTGCATTCATTACTTTATTGGCCTGTGATTAATtgtaatctttatttttttttcaccagcagAGGAGAGCATTTCTGGAATAAATGGCAGAGAGAAACCACACCACAGTGACCGAGTTCATTTTCGTAGGATTCACAGATCATCCAGAGCTACAGATCTCCCTCTTTATCTTGTTCCTAGTGATGTATGTGGTCAGCCTGATAGGGAATCTTGAGATGATAGTGTTAATTGTGGTCGAAACCCGACTTCATAcccccatgtactttttcctaAGCCAGATGTCCATTGTAGACATTGGCTATTCCACTGCCATAGCTCCCAGGTTGCTAATGACCTTTGTAGCAGAGACTAGAACCATTCCTTTGATTGAGTGTGCGGCACAACTATTCTTCGTCTGTTTCTTTGTGACCAATGAATGTTGCCTCCTGGCTGTGATTGCGTATGACCGCTTCAAAGCTATCTGTAACCCTCTGCTATATAGAGCCATTATGTCCAAGAGACACTGTGTCCTGTTGGTGGCTGGTACATATGTATGTGGCTCTGTGAATTCACTTGTGCAAACGCTATTTATATTCAATCTGTCCTTCTGCAGCTCCAATGTTgtcaaccatttcttctgtgatgtgCCCCCTATGCTGAAGCTGTCCTGCTCTGACACTCATGTCACTGACCTTGTACTTTTCACTTTCTCTACTATAATTGTCACAACTACTTTCCTGGGTGTCCTAATCTCCTACATGTGCATCCTTGTGGCCATTCTCAGGATCCGTTCTGCCAAGGGGAGACGCAAAACCTTTTCCACCTGCGCCTCGCACCTGACAGTTGTCACTATGTTTTATGGGACACTGATATGCATATATTTAAGACCCAGTTCTAGCTATGTGATGGACCAAGACAAAGTTACCTCTGTGTTTTATGCTCTTGTGATCCCCATGTTGAACCCcctgatctacagcctgagaaacaaggaggTAAATGATGCCTTTAAAAGGATGATAtacaggaagaattttttttggtAATTATAATCATTATTATATTTTAACCAATAAACAATAGATGGAAGAAGTGTGAGTTCTCTGTATCATTATCCTTATTTCTATGACTCAGCCAATCCATGTCATGTACAGAACATAATATAATGTAACAGTCAAATACAATATTAGAAATTGGTGTTTTTAAGATCCATGAATGAGGGTCTGTGACACTATGTAGAATCGGCAAGATGCTCTGACATTTGGCTTCAAGGACAATTGCTGTTGCCTTTTATGTTTTAGGCCAGGTTGGAGTTCAGGTGAGAGGATGAGAAGATCGTATGTATCCTTCATCAGTTCTGAGATTTCATCCAGTGGAGGGCACTGTTAAACATACAGAATAAAAGCAACCAGAACAGAGGTAACGATTATCAAAGCTCAGCTTAGGTAGATAGGTCATATTATCAGAATGCGTAACGACAAATTCCCCTGAAAAGTCCTCTATGATGAGCTTAAGGACTTAGTCTGAATAATGCAGAGTTGACCTTTATCATGCAGAACTAACCTGCACCAAATCAGAGCATCTTTTTTCTCATCGCTGCATCGTGCCAACTTTAGGAGGATGTTGTTTTACTCTTGAGTTCTCAACATAGGAGGTTGTTTCCAGTCAACACAACCTGCCTCCCTGTCTTCACGGTTAGGTGGAAGGGGAGCATCCCAAAACTTAATAGGGGTCTCAAACCCTTTTTTCTGTTTAACATGGggtcacaggccagagaattctgagaaccactggttttaCTCATTGAAAACTGTTGCTGTTTTATGTagggcttttatttatttatcttctcTCCAACCCATGAAAGAGGTTCTCTGGCAATCCTGAAGTTGTATCAATGGTctgctttgttttgctttctttggacTTTGTAAACATTGTGACTGGTTCATCCCTGGAGTAACTCCCTTGAGAATGATATGGGGACAGATCAAGAACGAATGTAGTCCAATCAATCTATAATGTACTAGTACATATTATGAAGTAATAGTGTGATGGGGCTATCAATATTCATAGCACTAGCAAGCTTGCTCACACACTGTGACATCTGAATATTCATACTGGATATGCGCTGGTTAGTCCAGGGAAGTTTTGCTGAATCATCGATCACTTAAATCCTCTTCTTGTGCTCCTAGGAATACTGCTTGTGATTTTTCCATATATGTGCAAAATGGAATGGAGCTATAGTGCCACAACATAAAAGGACGTCAAAGTTACTCTATTGATTAACACTGTGATGTTCTTAAACTGGCAATATGTGTGTGGGCCAAAGTCATTTTGCTTCCACTGCTATTTTCCTTTCAACACTTTAATACAGGATTGGAAAACCCATAGTGCAATCGACAACTGCCCATgagcaaatacattttaaatgagcAGTTAGACATCCAGTTCCATGGACAACTCCCTGGAATGGGAGTTTGATGCCTTTTGAATATCTCCACTTAAACTCCCGCAGTCTGAACTAATATTGATTGAAGTCAATCAGAGCcttttcattggcttcaatgagctttggatttgTTCCTTGTTGAGGgtgtttgaaaattttccatctaaaCTTTCTGTTGATGGGGAAGAAAAGGAGTGGTTGCCTGGCAGGGGTATCTGGTCATCGGAAAAGGCTGATCATGAGGTCACGTGACAGTGGGTAAGATGGTTATAAAAGGGCAGAAGCTGCTCTGTTTGGGTTCTATCTGGCCATGTTTGATCAGCTAGATCTGAGAGAAGCTGCATGTAGGAGCTAGatgaggaggggaaggagcagtctGTCTGAACACAGATGGATACCCCAGAGGATGCCCAAGGAAAGGATGAGCTAGTGAGGTCCATTGAAGTTAGGATGTGTGTCCTTTTCTAATTGAGCTTGTGCTTTATTAGTGAAGCATTAGCTCTACAGTGTAGATTCCCGTTCAGAGTGTCCCTCTCTGTGTTACATTCTTTACACATACTGTGTGGCCCTGGGGGGGAGTTCGGCTGTAACCCAGAAGGCTCACGCTGTTCTTTGGCATTCTAGGACAGGGGGTGTTTAAGCTATGGCAGAGTCTGAACAGTCATCCCTGAGCCCAGGGACTAGGCAGCTAGATAGCAGGTTCTAGCTCTCCAGAAAGGGCGCTAGGCAGAGTGCCTACACCCTGATTGTGTGCCTAGGAACCCTGAAACTGCAGCAGTGACTGGCTCCATTCAGTCTCTGGCAGCTTAAAACATCTGGGGATCCAAGCTGGAATTCCCCTCAATACCAGCTGGTGGGTATCCAGCAAGGGGAGCTGAAGGGGGTCTGTGACAAATGCTCTCTTTCGACAGTGTATTCTTTGCAGCCTCATGGTCATTCCTGGATGTGGGAGACTGAATTATCAATATGAACAGGCTTGgattccatatatatatatatatatatatatatatatatataaaacaaaggaaatcagagcTATGAAACAGAGAATTCACtatttatttatcatttgttTATTGATAAGCACAAATCTCAATGATTATATTAACTGAGAACAAACCTTCCTGTTTATCATCCTTCTAACAGCGTccttcacctccttgttcctcaggctgtagatcaggGGGTTCAGCATGGGAATTATGAGTATATAAAACACAGAGATGATCTTGTCTGGGTCTGTGGTGTAGCCGGAACTGGGTCGTAAATACATGAAGATCACAGTCCCGTAGAAAATTGTGACAGCTGTCAGGTGGGAGGCGCAGGTGGAGAAGGTTTTGTATCTGCCCTTGGCAGAGTGGATCTTCAGGATGGCAATCAGGATGTACATGTAGGAGAATAGTACAATGAGAATACTAGTCATGACCACTGTACTGGACAAGGTGAAATGCACCATGTTAGCGTTGTGGGTGTCAGAGCAGGACAGCTTAAGAATTGGGgggatgtcacagaagaaatggttgatgACATTGGAGTCACAGAAGGACAGGGTAAATATAAATGGAGTCTGAACAACTGCATTCACAAAGCCACATATGTATGAAGCAACCACTAGTAATACACAAAGTCTCTTTGACATAACGATGCTATAGAGCAAGGGGTTACAGATGGCTATGAAGCGATCATATGCCATTACCGCCAACAGGCAAGCTTCATTGGTCAGAAAGTTACAGACAAAGAAAAATTGTGCTGCGCATGCAGCGAGAGAAATGGGTTTGGCCTGAATCACAAAAGTCATCAGCAACTGAGGAGCAACAACAGAGGAATTACCAACATCTGCAAGAGACAAATTGctgaggaaatagtacatgggggtgtggagtCGGGAGTTGAACCTGATCAACATGATCATCCCTAGATTCCCCGCCAGGGTGATAACATAGATCATTAGGAATGACACAAAGAGGGGGACCTGATGCTCCGGATGATCCATGAATCCCTGGAAAATGAAGTCCGTAACCATGGTGTGATTTCCTTCCGCCATTTCTTCCAACCATGTTTTCCTTTACAGGGGAAAAGTGAAATGTACAGTTAAACAGGAGCCAAGAAAGGACCAAGAGTGGATCCTTCACACTCATTCTGACTTCCTTCGTGAAATATTGTACCAACCCAAGGCAGTGGGAATACATCAGGGGACAATCCTAGGGAATACACTGTTTGCATTACACTCACACTGTCCACTACATCTAAGGCTTTGTTATGCTGAGAATTAGCGCATACTGTGTATTAAAGTGCTTCCAACCTGATAACCTATACAGTCAGAGGCAACAAAGAATGGTAATGTTCCGCATGAAAAGGAAAGTCAATGAATAAACAGAGAGACAAGTGAATCATCTAGAGTTCATTCACTAGCCCTGCTTCTCTGTTTCTGATCCCACGGACATCCCTGGGAGCTCTGGTACTCATCACCTTTGAAAACTAGAACTGGAAAGAAATTTcagttgaatttttttccccagaaaaaaCGCAGATTCAGCAACACCAAAATCTTTTTAGTTTACATGACTTGTAAGTTTCaacatttcctttattttttaattaaacaatcatttaaaaatgctcaaaaggaaaacaaaacttttttttaacctgaaacattctgtttgaccctgatttttcttttactttaagatttgctgaaaatttcaaataaattccatgacccaaaatgatttttttctgacattttgaaattgctagaaaccaaaaaaatctgttattcacacagctctattgAAAACATAGGGCAGTTTAAAATGCATtaactaaatatggatttagaccCCTAATAGTGGACATCTATAATAGAGATCTGTTATAAACCCACTGTGATAAACGTACCTTTTGCAGATGTGCATTATAAATATTTTCTCCCACACATTGCAAATCCTTCTACACAGCAGTGAGGCTTTTAGTCTATACCACCTAAAAGCCTTTTCTGTTTAGATTCAGCAGGGAAAGTGCTATGGTATCAGGCAACCTCGTCTGCAAGCTACTGGTTTTGGCTTATCCAACACTAGGCACTGACAGATTCTTGCTGAGCGTAGACCCGGGCAAGTCTCAAGTACTCACAGAAAATGGAAGCTCATGGGCAGAATTCAGGGAGAATGCTACTGCTAGGGTTCCCTGAGTGATAGGGGTGGTTAGCTAGAGAATGCAGAGAGCTGCACGAGCAACTGGCTTGAAGATAAACCAGAGCCTGGCCTCACATCCTATTTGTATGATAGCACTGGTCAGCCTGAGTGGACAGAGACTGCACACTGGATATAAAATGCTTCTGTGATTAAGCTCTCCCTGCATTGATACATGGCAGCTGTTGCCCCCAGAACACAAGCAGAAaggggcaggaaatggttttcctataTCATGAACAATGTTGAGATACTGACACTTTTTCCTGTCTTGAATTGGGACGGAGtcaaaacattaacattttttgCTAACCAAAAATCAGGAAAAGAAATAAATTCAGgtcaattgaaatattttattttgatacaTTCTATACCATTTTGGTTTGGttgcaaacaatttttttagCTACAATTAGCTGAAATTTCAAAACGACTTTTTACGTTGAATcatgaaaatggattttttttattttgaaacaaaaacatttcaacaATTTATTAGTTCCCCCCTCCCAAATGTTCATATTGAAAAAATTGCCCAAACTGATCCTTTCCCGCAAAtggtttcagttttgatgaatggGTGATGAAAAAAGTGTTTAGTGGGATCATACCTGACCAGCTCCGATCACAACATTTTCTCTGAAAGTGATGATACAGACAGACTCCCAGCAAATGAATGTTTAATACGTTCCATTATGATCTCCACTTGCTTCAAAAAACAGGACATGGGCCACCTCTTAATTAGCCCAAGGACTTCAGCTGAGCTACTCTGGGTGCATACCTGTGTGCATGAGAACAGTATGCGGTCAGCAATGTTGCTGAAATTAATATGAGATGTTTGCCGATGGCAGTGAAGTATCTTGTTCCTTGTATCTTTAGTCTAGATAGAAAGTTACCTGAAAATAGCTTGGATATTTCCTATTATTAAACAAACCGCTCTCATTCCCGCCAGTTCCTTCTGTCACGTTACCTGCGTCAGGGGTTTAAAAAGTTAagttatttaaatgaaatatacAGAACACGGGAATTTCCAGGCTATTCCCCTAATGATCTATTGCTTTATTGTGGCAGTCATTACCGTATGCTTCAGAGTTAGGTGCAAGCCATCGTAATAAGCGTTATGGAATAACATGGTACTGGGGGAAGTTTCCTCCTCAGTCTAGTCAGTAACATCCAGCAAACCCCATGTCCCAAAGCCTGAGGTTTTATATCTTTAAACGTTGTTGCCATTCTAATGTAAAATACAGATATTCTTAATATTCATACCTATGTCAAATCCTTTTTTGGATGATtgagtagatagatagatataaggGTGTATGGGAATAGAGTCAATAGATAAATTACATGGCACTAATctacagtgacttcaatggaactatggtCCACTTACACCAGCTGCAAATTTGACCCATTAATTCCAATAGAGCTGTACTGACTTACACCATGTTGAGATCTGACCCGTTGCTGGTTAAGGGGCTACTGGAGGCTGTTGAGATTGAAATCCTATTTTTGGTCGCAGAACAGGCACCGCAATGAAAGCATTTTGCAGCCTTCCCACAAACTCATCCCTGGTTTCTCTTCCTCCTAATGTGCATTTTGACCTGCAGAGAATATCTGAAAACCATGGATGTATTGGATCTGATTTAGGCTGCACATATTCTGTGCATAGACTGAGAACGTCTAGCCCTATGGAAGTCATTCTATGACCTTAAACCCATACtaaacctttctttctttctttttctttcttgatCAGAATTCTTAGTATTTAAGGAAAAGTGAAAGTTCTTTAGGCTGAATAAATTACACAAAACATAAAGTATTAGACATCCAAATGCCTTATTTTCAATTTTCCCCCTTACTCTGTTTTGTTCTTACCAAAATAAATAGCTTCAACAGtcaggaaaatgtattttatgctGAAGCAAAAACAAAGTAAACAAGATTGAAATGGCCAAAAAATCAGAATGCACAAAAAAACTAACCTCAAAAGAATAATCAGAGATAATGTTTATTCCACTTCTGTTGGAGCCAGACTCGTGAGACTTACCAGTGGAGAGAGCTATTTCATTCTTCTCTCTAAAAGCTGGTGTGCTGATGATGCAGAGTATTTATATTTGCTTCAGTGGCCACCAGGGACAGCACCTCAAGACTCGGAATCACAGGCAAGGCAGAAATGAGATCATTAAATATCCTGTACGTCCTTTCGGAGATTGGTGATAATCACCAAGATTTGTTGTCTCCAATAGTTGGGCATAAGTTCAAGTGTCCTTTGTATTCTCCTTCTTTTCAGTTTCCAGATGAACTGCCCCCATTGCCCTGAATCAGAGAAATTCTCAACTGGTAGCCCCATCGCTGCCAGGAGTACACTGTGACATATATTTGATTACAAAGTTTTGAATCTCAGTTGGCATGTTCTGTGTCTCTGGAATGACAGCTAGATGAAGAATTGATATCATTCTTCTCACAGGCAATATGGGACACCAGTTTCCACAGATCATTTCTTGGCCTGGAATAACATGAGCAGAGTGGCTAATAAGATTGTGTCCCATCCCTGTGTTTCTCCAGAAGTGAGACGGCAGTGAAAGTTAACACtacagacagaagctgcattttctatctttgctgtttttgtcttttcctttttgtgtgtgtttgtcttctcaaaacaggatcagacttcaaaagAATAGGAGCATTAATAACAGTTCCAGAGCATCTCAACTAACTAAAAAGTGAGAAAGCCAAGCAGTTGACATGAGCACAGCATAACCCTGGGAAAAGCTAGAGAGAGCTTCTGTCACTGCTGGCTACATAAGCTGGGGATGGGTAAAGTAAAAAATTGGTCCTTTCTTTCTTAGGCCCTCCTGAGTTCAGAGAAACAGGAGACTGCGTTAAAACAGAATACCAGAGCCCATCAGTTTCTACTTCCAACCACAACATCCCCAGGGCCCTGAAATGTAGCTAGCGGCTTGGCCCATGTATTCCGTTAACGTTAATACCGCAATACAGAGCACTCATTGGCTGGATACAGCAGCATGCTCAGTTACAGTTGGTTTAAGAATATTATAGAACGTTGACACATTTTTCTAATAAAATTATATGGAATTTTTCCATAAGGAATTGACTTCAGGTTTGAATATAGTGTAAAACCTCTTCTACTGGAGGCAAAGGGACAGTCTTGTTTATTCACTGAGTGGATTATTTTAATTTGGAGCCAAAGATTaaagctgggcaggaaatggttttcctgtcccatgaaaattttggagattttaaaaatgtcccATCCCAAAAGCTGTTATTTTCATTGTTTCCACAAACCAAAAAGCTGGGGAAAAATTTATTTTcatcaatcaaaatattttgttccaatAGTTCAAATTAtatgaaccttttaaaaaataattagctaATTAACATTTTGAAACAGAGTCATTTTGAACTAAAAAAAGGCAATTTTTTGTCTGGAAAATGTAAAAAATGATCATTTAGACAATTTTAAGCTTCTTTTTTCTttcagagcagcaaagagtcctgtggcaccttatagactaacagacgttttggagcatgagctttcgtgggtgatgcatctgacgaagtgggtattcacccacaaaagctcatgctccaatatgtctgttagtctataaggtgtcacaggactctttgctgcttttacggatccagtctaatgcagctacccctctgatgcttttttctttcagtttttttttaaatgagtaattCATTGAAACTGGCGTTTTCCCACaagaatatttcatttttgaCTAATCAATATTTTCCAGTGCAGAAAGcactgggcttaaattgcagtaaaaggaggtttagtttggacattaggaaaaatttcctaactgttcGGGTGGTTAACCACTGGAGTAAAttgtccagggaggttgtggaatctccatcattggagatttttaagagcaggttagacaaacacctgtcagggatgttctagatgGTGCTGggcctgccatgagtgcaggggactggacttatgtcctctcgaggtcccttccagtcctatgattctatgaatgatcCAATATTGTGCTCTAGTATTTTTCATTGAGACTTTGTTAATGCAAGATAAAAAGAACCCCTGTGAATGGGGTTGGGTAGCCGGTCAACTCTTGAATCCCGGAGGAAGTTGCATCTGAGTGTGCTTCAGTGGATTTATGTCCTCTCATGATTTATCACAGTGGGCTAAACTCTATTATCTCTTGGCTCAAGTCTACCTAGCAGAGTTTAAGTGTAAGGCATTTCCATGGGGTAGAAAGTATCCTAACTACAGCTGGCCAAAATTCtttagctgaaactttttttcagAGAAAAGTGCACATTCAGCTACACCAGAATGTTTGCCCAATTGTATTGGGTTCTTTGGGATGGAAAATCATCAAATAAATTCATTTCCCCACCGCTAAACCTTGCTGTTCAGCGTCCCACCTCTGCAATGGAGGGGTGAAAGTAAAGCTCTAAATCAGAGTTGGTGAGAACAGGGGGCTTGCATTGGGAAGCTATTCCTGAGTAAGGTAATATGTGAATTTAAGACACTACAGCTATTCCTGAATAGAGCCTGTTATGGACACTCTGAATTTACTGGATTAAACTAAACCAGAAAATGTCATTCTTATTTGAGACCATATAGGGAGTTACATTAGACAGCTGTAGAGTCAGTTTCCCATGTCGACCAGCCCTAAAGGAGTAGAATTGTATCACTGGTGAGAATAGGCCTAATCGGTATACAGCAAtgatgagaaaaaaaattgtatgagCAAAAGAGCTCTGTGAATAGctgattttttggtttgctggctaTTCTGAAACATAAATTAAAAATTTAGTTTCTGGTTGactcaaattgatttttttttcaaaaaattcaaattttttgGCCGACTGACAAGTTGAATGAAATGTTTGATCAGTTGCTGTTTTTGCAATTgttatattttttaataaaattgaagtacat
Coding sequences within:
- the LOC127052896 gene encoding olfactory receptor 1019-like, with product MAERNHTTVTEFIFVGFTDHPELQISLFILFLVMYVVSLIGNLEMIVLIVVETRLHTPMYFFLSQMSIVDIGYSTAIAPRLLMTFVAETRTIPLIECAAQLFFVCFFVTNECCLLAVIAYDRFKAICNPLLYRAIMSKRHCVLLVAGTYVCGSVNSLVQTLFIFNLSFCSSNVVNHFFCDVPPMLKLSCSDTHVTDLVLFTFSTIIVTTTFLGVLISYMCILVAILRIRSAKGRRKTFSTCASHLTVVTMFYGTLICIYLRPSSSYVMDQDKVTSVFYALVIPMLNPLIYSLRNKEVNDAFKRMIYRKNFFW
- the LOC127052891 gene encoding olfactory receptor 1019-like, producing the protein MAEGNHTMVTDFIFQGFMDHPEHQVPLFVSFLMIYVITLAGNLGMIMLIRFNSRLHTPMYYFLSNLSLADVGNSSVVAPQLLMTFVIQAKPISLAACAAQFFFVCNFLTNEACLLAVMAYDRFIAICNPLLYSIVMSKRLCVLLVVASYICGFVNAVVQTPFIFTLSFCDSNVINHFFCDIPPILKLSCSDTHNANMVHFTLSSTVVMTSILIVLFSYMYILIAILKIHSAKGRYKTFSTCASHLTAVTIFYGTVIFMYLRPSSGYTTDPDKIISVFYILIIPMLNPLIYSLRNKEVKDAVRRMINRKVCSQLI